The proteins below come from a single Nitrospiraceae bacterium genomic window:
- a CDS encoding GAF domain-containing sensor histidine kinase — protein MSLLPKSHRILERPFMEFRPFGKDTQGATIQDVSGIAIRANLEYLEEAIQRHQGPEAAEEALRTLVALLNERIPDRTYHVTVDFLKNHWNSYSYEFAMFLAEFSVQLSHEENFHFNLGREKFLSPIIQILGRPFSIAQIYRLFPHFVEKFTKGSLKPEVISVTNGHAVMRLQLSESTIRQFGPYLQGCAERICHTTKATVAEVPARMFGKRAASIQDRSCIAEGAPYCEWAFTWEPERRTMRGWILGGLALGVAIIATVRVLAPDQPWWVSAGIFLLPLLILPLAKRLWDDRLEIQERGKIIQEQLEAAEQRHEELREAYLAQEHTLIEIRRRVDELTMLHQLTLHIGSTLDRETIIESGLKAIVGSLSFDHAWATLWDAPHQLFHKIQSEGMSERWRTLVQDTHIPSAPQDLLHRTLHTQEPIVIEDITDILSQCHPTTRLLLGEAGTKSGFSLPLISQSQLLGVLIVGSTYQKAMPIAEQNLLSTVAHEMAIALDTAMAYDEIEALNIGLENKVQERTLALQQANTDLEAANHRLKELDRMKSQFLSHCSHELRTPLTSIKGFTENLLHGMVGPLAERQHLYLTRISANANRLTRMIADLLDLSRIEAGTVRLAHGSVSLSELLEDVTQELLPLIQTKAQHLTLELTEDHLTAWGDQDRLHQILTNLVHNAHKFSPQEGRILVRASPAPPGHILLTISDTGPGIPREAQASLFQPFFQAHRIPEIGTQGLGLGLSIVRQLVELHGGTISVQSPPGEGATFHLRLPSVCPSTLSPSAQAFHEPPI, from the coding sequence ATGTCGCTCTTACCAAAATCTCATCGCATTCTGGAGCGTCCATTCATGGAGTTTCGTCCATTCGGGAAGGATACCCAGGGTGCAACGATTCAGGATGTAAGCGGAATCGCCATCCGCGCCAATCTTGAATATCTGGAGGAGGCCATACAGCGACACCAGGGACCGGAGGCCGCAGAGGAGGCCTTGCGCACTCTTGTCGCCTTACTGAACGAACGGATTCCCGACCGCACCTACCATGTGACGGTCGATTTCCTCAAGAACCACTGGAATAGCTATTCCTATGAATTTGCCATGTTTTTGGCCGAATTTTCTGTTCAGCTCTCGCACGAGGAGAATTTTCATTTCAATCTGGGGCGGGAAAAATTTCTCTCGCCCATTATTCAAATCCTCGGGCGGCCCTTTTCGATAGCCCAGATATACCGCCTGTTCCCGCACTTTGTCGAAAAATTCACCAAAGGCTCGCTCAAGCCGGAGGTCATATCGGTCACCAATGGCCATGCCGTGATGCGGCTCCAATTGTCCGAATCCACAATCAGACAGTTCGGGCCGTACCTCCAGGGCTGTGCCGAACGGATATGCCACACCACAAAGGCGACGGTTGCAGAAGTCCCGGCCCGCATGTTTGGAAAACGGGCGGCCTCGATCCAGGACAGGAGCTGCATCGCCGAGGGCGCCCCCTATTGCGAATGGGCCTTTACCTGGGAACCCGAGCGGCGGACCATGCGGGGATGGATTTTGGGCGGCCTTGCATTGGGGGTGGCCATCATTGCAACCGTGAGAGTTTTGGCTCCCGATCAACCCTGGTGGGTCAGTGCGGGAATCTTTCTCCTCCCCTTGCTCATCCTTCCCTTGGCAAAACGGCTTTGGGATGATCGGCTGGAGATTCAAGAGCGCGGGAAAATCATTCAAGAACAATTGGAGGCGGCTGAACAACGGCACGAAGAATTGCGGGAGGCCTATTTAGCACAAGAGCATACATTGATCGAGATCCGGCGACGAGTCGATGAATTGACCATGCTGCATCAGCTCACCCTCCACATCGGATCAACCCTCGACCGCGAAACCATTATCGAATCAGGGCTCAAAGCCATTGTGGGCTCACTCTCCTTTGACCATGCCTGGGCAACCCTCTGGGACGCACCGCATCAACTCTTTCACAAAATTCAATCAGAAGGTATGTCGGAACGATGGAGGACATTGGTTCAAGACACCCATATTCCCTCAGCCCCGCAGGACCTCCTTCACAGAACCCTCCATACGCAAGAACCCATCGTCATAGAGGACATCACGGATATACTGAGTCAGTGCCATCCCACCACTCGACTGCTCTTGGGGGAGGCCGGAACGAAAAGCGGATTCTCCCTTCCCCTGATTAGTCAGAGTCAACTCCTTGGTGTGTTGATCGTTGGGAGTACGTACCAGAAAGCCATGCCCATCGCCGAACAAAACTTATTATCCACGGTCGCCCACGAAATGGCGATTGCTCTTGATACGGCGATGGCCTATGACGAGATCGAAGCCTTGAACATCGGGTTGGAGAACAAAGTGCAGGAGCGAACACTGGCATTACAACAGGCCAACACAGACCTGGAAGCCGCCAATCACCGACTCAAAGAACTTGACCGGATGAAATCTCAATTTCTCTCACATTGCTCTCATGAATTGCGCACCCCCTTAACCTCGATTAAAGGATTCACGGAAAATCTGCTTCATGGAATGGTGGGCCCCCTTGCGGAACGCCAACACCTTTACCTCACCAGAATCAGTGCTAACGCCAATCGACTCACCCGCATGATTGCCGACCTTCTCGACTTATCGCGCATTGAGGCAGGGACCGTCCGGTTAGCCCATGGATCTGTGTCATTGTCCGAACTTCTTGAGGATGTCACGCAGGAATTGCTGCCACTCATCCAGACCAAGGCCCAACACCTGACGCTCGAACTCACAGAAGACCATTTGACCGCCTGGGGAGACCAGGACCGCCTGCATCAAATCCTCACCAATCTCGTTCACAATGCCCATAAATTTTCGCCACAAGAAGGACGCATCCTGGTTAGAGCTTCTCCCGCTCCTCCGGGTCACATCCTCCTCACAATCTCCGATACCGGTCCGGGGATCCCCCGGGAAGCTCAAGCCAGCCTTTTTCAGCCCTTCTTCCAGGCTCACCGGATCCCGGAAATCGGCACGCAGGGGCTGGGGTTGGGACTCTCCATTGTGCGACAACTGGTGGAACTGCACGGTGGGACGATCTCTGTGCAAAGTCCGCCTGGAGAAGGTGCCACGTTTCACCTTCGTCTTCCGTCCGTCTGCCCTTCAACGCTCTCACCCTCCGCTCAAGCCTTCCATGAACCTCCAATCTAA